One window of the Oncorhynchus gorbuscha isolate QuinsamMale2020 ecotype Even-year linkage group LG17, OgorEven_v1.0, whole genome shotgun sequence genome contains the following:
- the LOC124001914 gene encoding rho GTPase-activating protein 11A-like isoform X2, with translation MQSILKQTAGRGIIEEAIVTRLRVKVFGVALESLLQYNVENANIPCFLIDACASLLEHVDTEGLFRKSGSVVRLKALRVKLDKGERCLSTALPCDVAGLVKQFFRELPDPVMPTELHDAFLKAQQLPTKEDRTYATLLLSCVLPDRNMSILRYFFGFLNKVSQRSDVNKMDSNNLSVILAPNLLHAGDGADKMNASTEKRLKQQAAVIHCLIEHASDFGVVPQFIMEKIPAMLGCEADVLFPTLERLEDLDTNSGAKRRCRRSLGDMVNGALNKLKTNRTPTNTPQSDRYVFSSATPVIITPSSKREIPLESGHSYGFSNKKRRSIKNNLGVELFPNSLFGGSSTPGPGYLDPSASKSLDSSHNALALVGRSSGQSASSARRKSKRLSRRHFVDRVESGKAGCFSPKVTKKENVRKSLRLRFSLGKSSRDPREGSKFIGWRLATPESTTSFCFKDAKFSPTVLQNKSAAKGSKFYSKSEDNLLTPQCDGSALRTSWSGETPDEGPVFSGGSFTDTPINMCLKNNYYSEPAIVVAKPPMVASFPKKLCCASRAESLGSECSFSQTLTRPTLLKIKRAFTESGSNLQGVLRDDGAPSEGGKATQPENTQTDSTDSTPSESSTLKGVSPNKERSGMPTPWRHLADDQNITFGQIEFVPLSPLYIDSALFEVGGCGSLSEKACDWSLCAGDRSVAGEADTVAEQVNCSKLIDALDIQSPAHFTRSIAAGVQSTPYRASGLEYFQELKTPLPPLGTVPVMVQVEAVASPEPSAHPQRQEQQLLELPSPGILETRRLRVVDHIQRFNKLTLCSPKSQAKAVRSPLKFQRTPVRQSIRRINSLLGDRWPVPAGITSSSQLTTIPVGEAISLESGLSAGAQRQPNNQGGPTLDTVRSTKTCSPPVPPKKLASIAGKPRNYTLSDVTNKVQLKAKGVTPVKDPGGEGERSVVQQVAEKDVYYYRGSPRNLLNEGRLLSATKPIDL, from the exons ATGCAAAGCATATTGAAACAGACAGCAGGAAGGGGCATAATAGAGGAGGCTATTGTTACAAGATTACGG GTGAAAGTGTTTGGTGTAGCGCTGGAGAGCCTTCTGCAGTACAATGTGGAGAATGCGAATATACCATG CTTTCTCATAGATGCATGTGCAAGTCTGCTGGAGCATGTGGATACAGAGGGCTTGTTCAGAAAGTCTGGCTCTGTTGTTCGTCTGAAAGCACTCCGG GTGAAGTTGGATAAGGGTGAGAGGTGCCTGTCCACTGCCCTGCCATGTGATGTGGCTGGCTTGGTCAAGCAGTTCTTTAGGGAGCTGCCGGATCCCGTTATGCCTACAGAGCTGCATGATGCCTTCCTCAAGGCCCAGCAGCTGCCCACAAAGGAGGACAGGACCTATGCCACCCTGCTGCTGTCCTGTGTACTGCCTGACCGGAACATGAGCATTCTACGTTACTTTTTTGGCTTCCTCAACAAAGTCTCTCAAAG GAGTGATGTGAATAAGATGGACAGCAATAACCTGTCTGTGATCCTGGCTCCCAACCTCTTACACGCTGGAGACGGGGCAGACAAGATGAACGCCAGCACAGAGAAACGCCTCAAGCAACAGGCAGCTGTGATCCACTGCCTTATAGAACACGCTTCAGACTTCG GTGTGGTGCCTCAGTTCATCATGGAGAAGATTCCAGCCATGCTGGGCTGTGAGGCAGATGTTCTGTTTCCTACTCTTGAGCGACTAGAGGACTTGGACACAAATTCAGGGGCCAAGAGGAGATGCAGGCGCAGTCTAGGGG ATATGGTCAATGGAGCTCTGAATAAGTTAAAAACAAATAGAACACCCACAAATACTCCCCAGTCAGACAGATATG TCTTTTCTTCTGCAACTCCTGTGATAATTACTCCCAGCTCCAAGAGAGAAATTCCTTTGGAATCTGGTCATAGTTATGGATTCTCCAACAAGAAACGGCGATCCATCAAAAATAACCTTGGTGTAGAATTATTTCCTAATTCTCTGTTCGGTGGAAGCTCCACTCCTGGACCAG GATACCTTGACCCAAGTGCCTCAAAATCCCTGGACTCCTCCCATAATGCCTTGGCCTTAGTTGGGAGGTCCAGCGGGCAGTCTGCCAGCTCTGCAAGGAGAAAGAGCAAACGACTGAGTCGCCGACATTTTGTCGACAG AGTAGAGTCGGGGAAGGCTGGTTGCTTCTCTCCCAAGGTCACCAAGAAAGAAAATGTTCGCAAGTCCCTGCGCCTTCGCTTCAGCCTGGGCAAGAGCAGCAGAGATCCT AGAGAGGGTTCAAAGTTCATTGGTTGGCGACTTGCCACTCCAGAGAGCACCACCAGTTTTTGCTTCAAAGACGCCAAATTTAGCCCTACTGTTTTGCAAAACAAGAGTGCTGCAAAGG GCTCCAAGTTTTACAGTAAGTCAGAAGACAACCTGCTAACTCCCCAGTGTGACGGCAGTGCCCTCCGGACGTCTTGGAGTGGGGAGACCCCTGACGAGGGCCCTGTCTTCAGCGGAGGCTCCTTCACCGACACCCCcattaacatgtgtctgaagaaCAACTACTACTCTGAGCCTGCCATCGTGGTGGCCAAGCCCCCCATGGTGGCCAGCTTCCCCAAGAAGCTGTGCTGTGCCTCCAGAGCTGAGAGCCTCGGGAGTGAGTGCTCATTCAGCCAGACTCTGACCAGGCCCACCCTGCTCAAGATCAAAAGAGCCTTCACTGAGTCTGGCAGCAACCTACAGGGAGTACTGAGGGATGACGGTGCCCCCTCTGAAGGGGGCAAGGCAACACAGCCTGAGAACACTCAAACCGATTCAACAGATTCAACTCCTTCTGAATCTTCTACACTCAAAGGTGTGTCACCAAACAAAGAGCGTTCTGGCATGCCAACTCCTTGGAGGCATCTGGCTGATGACCAGAACATTACATTTGGTCAGATTGAGtttgttcctctgtctcccttgTATATAGATAGTGCCCTGTTTGAAGTGGGAGGATGTGGCAGTCTGTCAGAGAAGGCCTGTGACTGGTCACTGTGTGCTGGTGACAGGTCTGTAGCGGGAGAGGCAGATACTGTGGCTGAGCAGGTGAACTGCAGCAAGCTGATTGATGCCCTGGACATCCAGAGCCCTGCTCACTTCACACGCAGCATTGCTGCTGGGGTCCAGTCCACTCCATACAGAGCTTCAGGGCTGGAGTACTTTCAGGAGCTCAAgacccctcttccccctctgggTACAGTGCCTGTAATGGTACAAGTTGAGGCTGTGGCATCCCCAGAACCCAGTGCCCACCCCCAGAGGCAGGAACAGCAGCTGTTGGAGCTACCTTCCCCAGGCATCCTGGAGACCCGCAGGCTAAGGGTGGTAGACCACATCCAGCGCTTCAATAAGCTCACCCTGTGTTCACCCAAATCACAGGCCAAAGCAGTCAGGTCCCCCCTCAAGTTCCAGCGTACTCCTGTGCGCCAGTCTATCCGCAGGATCAACTCCTTGCTGGGGGACAGGTGGCCTGTACCGGCTGGTATCACCTCCTCCAGCCAGTTAACCACCATCCCTGTGGGAGAGGCTATCAGCCTGGAGAGTGGCCTGTCTGCTGGGGCTCAGCGCCAGCCAAACAATCAGGGAGGCCCCACACTTGACACGGTCCGCTCCACAAAAACCTGCTCTCCTCCAGTCCCACCCAAGAAGCTAGCCAGTATCGCCGGCAAACCCAGGAATTACACTCTAAGCGACGTGACCAACAAGGTACAACTGAAGGCCAAAGGTGTGACACCTGTTAAAGACCCAGGAGGTGAAGGTGAGAGGTCTGTGGTACAGCAGGTGGCTGAGAAGGATGTGTATTACTACAGAGGCTCCCCCAGGAACCTCCTCAACGAGGGCAGACTGCTGTCAGCCACCAAGCCCATAGACCTCTAG
- the LOC124001914 gene encoding rho GTPase-activating protein 11A-like isoform X1 → MKVMERNVMRLAIVQHLRTAYGIKTKNWNKNKARTSCKLTANNKVKVFGVALESLLQYNVENANIPCFLIDACASLLEHVDTEGLFRKSGSVVRLKALRVKLDKGERCLSTALPCDVAGLVKQFFRELPDPVMPTELHDAFLKAQQLPTKEDRTYATLLLSCVLPDRNMSILRYFFGFLNKVSQRSDVNKMDSNNLSVILAPNLLHAGDGADKMNASTEKRLKQQAAVIHCLIEHASDFGVVPQFIMEKIPAMLGCEADVLFPTLERLEDLDTNSGAKRRCRRSLGDMVNGALNKLKTNRTPTNTPQSDRYVFSSATPVIITPSSKREIPLESGHSYGFSNKKRRSIKNNLGVELFPNSLFGGSSTPGPGYLDPSASKSLDSSHNALALVGRSSGQSASSARRKSKRLSRRHFVDRVESGKAGCFSPKVTKKENVRKSLRLRFSLGKSSRDPREGSKFIGWRLATPESTTSFCFKDAKFSPTVLQNKSAAKGSKFYSKSEDNLLTPQCDGSALRTSWSGETPDEGPVFSGGSFTDTPINMCLKNNYYSEPAIVVAKPPMVASFPKKLCCASRAESLGSECSFSQTLTRPTLLKIKRAFTESGSNLQGVLRDDGAPSEGGKATQPENTQTDSTDSTPSESSTLKGVSPNKERSGMPTPWRHLADDQNITFGQIEFVPLSPLYIDSALFEVGGCGSLSEKACDWSLCAGDRSVAGEADTVAEQVNCSKLIDALDIQSPAHFTRSIAAGVQSTPYRASGLEYFQELKTPLPPLGTVPVMVQVEAVASPEPSAHPQRQEQQLLELPSPGILETRRLRVVDHIQRFNKLTLCSPKSQAKAVRSPLKFQRTPVRQSIRRINSLLGDRWPVPAGITSSSQLTTIPVGEAISLESGLSAGAQRQPNNQGGPTLDTVRSTKTCSPPVPPKKLASIAGKPRNYTLSDVTNKVQLKAKGVTPVKDPGGEGERSVVQQVAEKDVYYYRGSPRNLLNEGRLLSATKPIDL, encoded by the exons ATGAAGGTAATGGAAAGAAATGTGATGCGCCTGGCTATTGTGCAACACCTTCGTACTGCTTATGGGATAAAGACTAAGAATTGGAACAAAAACAAAGCACGCACCAGCTGCAAGTTGACAGCTAACAACAAG GTGAAAGTGTTTGGTGTAGCGCTGGAGAGCCTTCTGCAGTACAATGTGGAGAATGCGAATATACCATG CTTTCTCATAGATGCATGTGCAAGTCTGCTGGAGCATGTGGATACAGAGGGCTTGTTCAGAAAGTCTGGCTCTGTTGTTCGTCTGAAAGCACTCCGG GTGAAGTTGGATAAGGGTGAGAGGTGCCTGTCCACTGCCCTGCCATGTGATGTGGCTGGCTTGGTCAAGCAGTTCTTTAGGGAGCTGCCGGATCCCGTTATGCCTACAGAGCTGCATGATGCCTTCCTCAAGGCCCAGCAGCTGCCCACAAAGGAGGACAGGACCTATGCCACCCTGCTGCTGTCCTGTGTACTGCCTGACCGGAACATGAGCATTCTACGTTACTTTTTTGGCTTCCTCAACAAAGTCTCTCAAAG GAGTGATGTGAATAAGATGGACAGCAATAACCTGTCTGTGATCCTGGCTCCCAACCTCTTACACGCTGGAGACGGGGCAGACAAGATGAACGCCAGCACAGAGAAACGCCTCAAGCAACAGGCAGCTGTGATCCACTGCCTTATAGAACACGCTTCAGACTTCG GTGTGGTGCCTCAGTTCATCATGGAGAAGATTCCAGCCATGCTGGGCTGTGAGGCAGATGTTCTGTTTCCTACTCTTGAGCGACTAGAGGACTTGGACACAAATTCAGGGGCCAAGAGGAGATGCAGGCGCAGTCTAGGGG ATATGGTCAATGGAGCTCTGAATAAGTTAAAAACAAATAGAACACCCACAAATACTCCCCAGTCAGACAGATATG TCTTTTCTTCTGCAACTCCTGTGATAATTACTCCCAGCTCCAAGAGAGAAATTCCTTTGGAATCTGGTCATAGTTATGGATTCTCCAACAAGAAACGGCGATCCATCAAAAATAACCTTGGTGTAGAATTATTTCCTAATTCTCTGTTCGGTGGAAGCTCCACTCCTGGACCAG GATACCTTGACCCAAGTGCCTCAAAATCCCTGGACTCCTCCCATAATGCCTTGGCCTTAGTTGGGAGGTCCAGCGGGCAGTCTGCCAGCTCTGCAAGGAGAAAGAGCAAACGACTGAGTCGCCGACATTTTGTCGACAG AGTAGAGTCGGGGAAGGCTGGTTGCTTCTCTCCCAAGGTCACCAAGAAAGAAAATGTTCGCAAGTCCCTGCGCCTTCGCTTCAGCCTGGGCAAGAGCAGCAGAGATCCT AGAGAGGGTTCAAAGTTCATTGGTTGGCGACTTGCCACTCCAGAGAGCACCACCAGTTTTTGCTTCAAAGACGCCAAATTTAGCCCTACTGTTTTGCAAAACAAGAGTGCTGCAAAGG GCTCCAAGTTTTACAGTAAGTCAGAAGACAACCTGCTAACTCCCCAGTGTGACGGCAGTGCCCTCCGGACGTCTTGGAGTGGGGAGACCCCTGACGAGGGCCCTGTCTTCAGCGGAGGCTCCTTCACCGACACCCCcattaacatgtgtctgaagaaCAACTACTACTCTGAGCCTGCCATCGTGGTGGCCAAGCCCCCCATGGTGGCCAGCTTCCCCAAGAAGCTGTGCTGTGCCTCCAGAGCTGAGAGCCTCGGGAGTGAGTGCTCATTCAGCCAGACTCTGACCAGGCCCACCCTGCTCAAGATCAAAAGAGCCTTCACTGAGTCTGGCAGCAACCTACAGGGAGTACTGAGGGATGACGGTGCCCCCTCTGAAGGGGGCAAGGCAACACAGCCTGAGAACACTCAAACCGATTCAACAGATTCAACTCCTTCTGAATCTTCTACACTCAAAGGTGTGTCACCAAACAAAGAGCGTTCTGGCATGCCAACTCCTTGGAGGCATCTGGCTGATGACCAGAACATTACATTTGGTCAGATTGAGtttgttcctctgtctcccttgTATATAGATAGTGCCCTGTTTGAAGTGGGAGGATGTGGCAGTCTGTCAGAGAAGGCCTGTGACTGGTCACTGTGTGCTGGTGACAGGTCTGTAGCGGGAGAGGCAGATACTGTGGCTGAGCAGGTGAACTGCAGCAAGCTGATTGATGCCCTGGACATCCAGAGCCCTGCTCACTTCACACGCAGCATTGCTGCTGGGGTCCAGTCCACTCCATACAGAGCTTCAGGGCTGGAGTACTTTCAGGAGCTCAAgacccctcttccccctctgggTACAGTGCCTGTAATGGTACAAGTTGAGGCTGTGGCATCCCCAGAACCCAGTGCCCACCCCCAGAGGCAGGAACAGCAGCTGTTGGAGCTACCTTCCCCAGGCATCCTGGAGACCCGCAGGCTAAGGGTGGTAGACCACATCCAGCGCTTCAATAAGCTCACCCTGTGTTCACCCAAATCACAGGCCAAAGCAGTCAGGTCCCCCCTCAAGTTCCAGCGTACTCCTGTGCGCCAGTCTATCCGCAGGATCAACTCCTTGCTGGGGGACAGGTGGCCTGTACCGGCTGGTATCACCTCCTCCAGCCAGTTAACCACCATCCCTGTGGGAGAGGCTATCAGCCTGGAGAGTGGCCTGTCTGCTGGGGCTCAGCGCCAGCCAAACAATCAGGGAGGCCCCACACTTGACACGGTCCGCTCCACAAAAACCTGCTCTCCTCCAGTCCCACCCAAGAAGCTAGCCAGTATCGCCGGCAAACCCAGGAATTACACTCTAAGCGACGTGACCAACAAGGTACAACTGAAGGCCAAAGGTGTGACACCTGTTAAAGACCCAGGAGGTGAAGGTGAGAGGTCTGTGGTACAGCAGGTGGCTGAGAAGGATGTGTATTACTACAGAGGCTCCCCCAGGAACCTCCTCAACGAGGGCAGACTGCTGTCAGCCACCAAGCCCATAGACCTCTAG
- the LOC124001914 gene encoding rho GTPase-activating protein 11A-like isoform X3 has translation MKVMERNVMRLAIVQHLRTAYGIKTKNWNKNKARTSCKLTANNKVKVFGVALESLLQYNVENANIPCFLIDACASLLEHVDTEGLFRKSGSVVRLKALRVKLDKGERCLSTALPCDVAGLVKQFFRELPDPVMPTELHDAFLKAQQLPTKEDRTYATLLLSCVLPDRNMSILRYFFGFLNKVSQRSDVNKMDSNNLSVILAPNLLHAGDGADKMNASTEKRLKQQAAVIHCLIEHASDFGVVPQFIMEKIPAMLGCEADVLFPTLERLEDLDTNSGAKRRCRRSLGVFSSATPVIITPSSKREIPLESGHSYGFSNKKRRSIKNNLGVELFPNSLFGGSSTPGPGYLDPSASKSLDSSHNALALVGRSSGQSASSARRKSKRLSRRHFVDRVESGKAGCFSPKVTKKENVRKSLRLRFSLGKSSRDPREGSKFIGWRLATPESTTSFCFKDAKFSPTVLQNKSAAKGSKFYSKSEDNLLTPQCDGSALRTSWSGETPDEGPVFSGGSFTDTPINMCLKNNYYSEPAIVVAKPPMVASFPKKLCCASRAESLGSECSFSQTLTRPTLLKIKRAFTESGSNLQGVLRDDGAPSEGGKATQPENTQTDSTDSTPSESSTLKGVSPNKERSGMPTPWRHLADDQNITFGQIEFVPLSPLYIDSALFEVGGCGSLSEKACDWSLCAGDRSVAGEADTVAEQVNCSKLIDALDIQSPAHFTRSIAAGVQSTPYRASGLEYFQELKTPLPPLGTVPVMVQVEAVASPEPSAHPQRQEQQLLELPSPGILETRRLRVVDHIQRFNKLTLCSPKSQAKAVRSPLKFQRTPVRQSIRRINSLLGDRWPVPAGITSSSQLTTIPVGEAISLESGLSAGAQRQPNNQGGPTLDTVRSTKTCSPPVPPKKLASIAGKPRNYTLSDVTNKVQLKAKGVTPVKDPGGEGERSVVQQVAEKDVYYYRGSPRNLLNEGRLLSATKPIDL, from the exons ATGAAGGTAATGGAAAGAAATGTGATGCGCCTGGCTATTGTGCAACACCTTCGTACTGCTTATGGGATAAAGACTAAGAATTGGAACAAAAACAAAGCACGCACCAGCTGCAAGTTGACAGCTAACAACAAG GTGAAAGTGTTTGGTGTAGCGCTGGAGAGCCTTCTGCAGTACAATGTGGAGAATGCGAATATACCATG CTTTCTCATAGATGCATGTGCAAGTCTGCTGGAGCATGTGGATACAGAGGGCTTGTTCAGAAAGTCTGGCTCTGTTGTTCGTCTGAAAGCACTCCGG GTGAAGTTGGATAAGGGTGAGAGGTGCCTGTCCACTGCCCTGCCATGTGATGTGGCTGGCTTGGTCAAGCAGTTCTTTAGGGAGCTGCCGGATCCCGTTATGCCTACAGAGCTGCATGATGCCTTCCTCAAGGCCCAGCAGCTGCCCACAAAGGAGGACAGGACCTATGCCACCCTGCTGCTGTCCTGTGTACTGCCTGACCGGAACATGAGCATTCTACGTTACTTTTTTGGCTTCCTCAACAAAGTCTCTCAAAG GAGTGATGTGAATAAGATGGACAGCAATAACCTGTCTGTGATCCTGGCTCCCAACCTCTTACACGCTGGAGACGGGGCAGACAAGATGAACGCCAGCACAGAGAAACGCCTCAAGCAACAGGCAGCTGTGATCCACTGCCTTATAGAACACGCTTCAGACTTCG GTGTGGTGCCTCAGTTCATCATGGAGAAGATTCCAGCCATGCTGGGCTGTGAGGCAGATGTTCTGTTTCCTACTCTTGAGCGACTAGAGGACTTGGACACAAATTCAGGGGCCAAGAGGAGATGCAGGCGCAGTCTAGGGG TCTTTTCTTCTGCAACTCCTGTGATAATTACTCCCAGCTCCAAGAGAGAAATTCCTTTGGAATCTGGTCATAGTTATGGATTCTCCAACAAGAAACGGCGATCCATCAAAAATAACCTTGGTGTAGAATTATTTCCTAATTCTCTGTTCGGTGGAAGCTCCACTCCTGGACCAG GATACCTTGACCCAAGTGCCTCAAAATCCCTGGACTCCTCCCATAATGCCTTGGCCTTAGTTGGGAGGTCCAGCGGGCAGTCTGCCAGCTCTGCAAGGAGAAAGAGCAAACGACTGAGTCGCCGACATTTTGTCGACAG AGTAGAGTCGGGGAAGGCTGGTTGCTTCTCTCCCAAGGTCACCAAGAAAGAAAATGTTCGCAAGTCCCTGCGCCTTCGCTTCAGCCTGGGCAAGAGCAGCAGAGATCCT AGAGAGGGTTCAAAGTTCATTGGTTGGCGACTTGCCACTCCAGAGAGCACCACCAGTTTTTGCTTCAAAGACGCCAAATTTAGCCCTACTGTTTTGCAAAACAAGAGTGCTGCAAAGG GCTCCAAGTTTTACAGTAAGTCAGAAGACAACCTGCTAACTCCCCAGTGTGACGGCAGTGCCCTCCGGACGTCTTGGAGTGGGGAGACCCCTGACGAGGGCCCTGTCTTCAGCGGAGGCTCCTTCACCGACACCCCcattaacatgtgtctgaagaaCAACTACTACTCTGAGCCTGCCATCGTGGTGGCCAAGCCCCCCATGGTGGCCAGCTTCCCCAAGAAGCTGTGCTGTGCCTCCAGAGCTGAGAGCCTCGGGAGTGAGTGCTCATTCAGCCAGACTCTGACCAGGCCCACCCTGCTCAAGATCAAAAGAGCCTTCACTGAGTCTGGCAGCAACCTACAGGGAGTACTGAGGGATGACGGTGCCCCCTCTGAAGGGGGCAAGGCAACACAGCCTGAGAACACTCAAACCGATTCAACAGATTCAACTCCTTCTGAATCTTCTACACTCAAAGGTGTGTCACCAAACAAAGAGCGTTCTGGCATGCCAACTCCTTGGAGGCATCTGGCTGATGACCAGAACATTACATTTGGTCAGATTGAGtttgttcctctgtctcccttgTATATAGATAGTGCCCTGTTTGAAGTGGGAGGATGTGGCAGTCTGTCAGAGAAGGCCTGTGACTGGTCACTGTGTGCTGGTGACAGGTCTGTAGCGGGAGAGGCAGATACTGTGGCTGAGCAGGTGAACTGCAGCAAGCTGATTGATGCCCTGGACATCCAGAGCCCTGCTCACTTCACACGCAGCATTGCTGCTGGGGTCCAGTCCACTCCATACAGAGCTTCAGGGCTGGAGTACTTTCAGGAGCTCAAgacccctcttccccctctgggTACAGTGCCTGTAATGGTACAAGTTGAGGCTGTGGCATCCCCAGAACCCAGTGCCCACCCCCAGAGGCAGGAACAGCAGCTGTTGGAGCTACCTTCCCCAGGCATCCTGGAGACCCGCAGGCTAAGGGTGGTAGACCACATCCAGCGCTTCAATAAGCTCACCCTGTGTTCACCCAAATCACAGGCCAAAGCAGTCAGGTCCCCCCTCAAGTTCCAGCGTACTCCTGTGCGCCAGTCTATCCGCAGGATCAACTCCTTGCTGGGGGACAGGTGGCCTGTACCGGCTGGTATCACCTCCTCCAGCCAGTTAACCACCATCCCTGTGGGAGAGGCTATCAGCCTGGAGAGTGGCCTGTCTGCTGGGGCTCAGCGCCAGCCAAACAATCAGGGAGGCCCCACACTTGACACGGTCCGCTCCACAAAAACCTGCTCTCCTCCAGTCCCACCCAAGAAGCTAGCCAGTATCGCCGGCAAACCCAGGAATTACACTCTAAGCGACGTGACCAACAAGGTACAACTGAAGGCCAAAGGTGTGACACCTGTTAAAGACCCAGGAGGTGAAGGTGAGAGGTCTGTGGTACAGCAGGTGGCTGAGAAGGATGTGTATTACTACAGAGGCTCCCCCAGGAACCTCCTCAACGAGGGCAGACTGCTGTCAGCCACCAAGCCCATAGACCTCTAG
- the LOC124001914 gene encoding rho GTPase-activating protein 11A-like isoform X4, giving the protein MKVMERNVMRLAIVQHLRTAYGIKTKNWNKNKARTSCKLTANNKVKVFGVALESLLQYNVENANIPCFLIDACASLLEHVDTEGLFRKSGSVVRLKALRVKLDKGERCLSTALPCDVAGLVKQFFRELPDPVMPTELHDAFLKAQQLPTKEDRTYATLLLSCVLPDRNMSILRYFFGFLNKVSQRSDVNKMDSNNLSVILAPNLLHAGDGADKMNASTEKRLKQQAAVIHCLIEHASDFGVVPQFIMEKIPAMLGCEADVLFPTLERLEDLDTNSGAKRRCRRSLGDMVNGALNKLKTNRTPTNTPQSDRYVFSSATPVIITPSSKREIPLESGHSYGFSNKKRRSIKNNLGVELFPNSLFGGSSTPGPGYLDPSASKSLDSSHNALALVGRSSGQSASSARRKSKRLSRRHFVDRVESGKAGCFSPKVTKKENVRKSLRLRFSLGKSSRDPVSADTHV; this is encoded by the exons ATGAAGGTAATGGAAAGAAATGTGATGCGCCTGGCTATTGTGCAACACCTTCGTACTGCTTATGGGATAAAGACTAAGAATTGGAACAAAAACAAAGCACGCACCAGCTGCAAGTTGACAGCTAACAACAAG GTGAAAGTGTTTGGTGTAGCGCTGGAGAGCCTTCTGCAGTACAATGTGGAGAATGCGAATATACCATG CTTTCTCATAGATGCATGTGCAAGTCTGCTGGAGCATGTGGATACAGAGGGCTTGTTCAGAAAGTCTGGCTCTGTTGTTCGTCTGAAAGCACTCCGG GTGAAGTTGGATAAGGGTGAGAGGTGCCTGTCCACTGCCCTGCCATGTGATGTGGCTGGCTTGGTCAAGCAGTTCTTTAGGGAGCTGCCGGATCCCGTTATGCCTACAGAGCTGCATGATGCCTTCCTCAAGGCCCAGCAGCTGCCCACAAAGGAGGACAGGACCTATGCCACCCTGCTGCTGTCCTGTGTACTGCCTGACCGGAACATGAGCATTCTACGTTACTTTTTTGGCTTCCTCAACAAAGTCTCTCAAAG GAGTGATGTGAATAAGATGGACAGCAATAACCTGTCTGTGATCCTGGCTCCCAACCTCTTACACGCTGGAGACGGGGCAGACAAGATGAACGCCAGCACAGAGAAACGCCTCAAGCAACAGGCAGCTGTGATCCACTGCCTTATAGAACACGCTTCAGACTTCG GTGTGGTGCCTCAGTTCATCATGGAGAAGATTCCAGCCATGCTGGGCTGTGAGGCAGATGTTCTGTTTCCTACTCTTGAGCGACTAGAGGACTTGGACACAAATTCAGGGGCCAAGAGGAGATGCAGGCGCAGTCTAGGGG ATATGGTCAATGGAGCTCTGAATAAGTTAAAAACAAATAGAACACCCACAAATACTCCCCAGTCAGACAGATATG TCTTTTCTTCTGCAACTCCTGTGATAATTACTCCCAGCTCCAAGAGAGAAATTCCTTTGGAATCTGGTCATAGTTATGGATTCTCCAACAAGAAACGGCGATCCATCAAAAATAACCTTGGTGTAGAATTATTTCCTAATTCTCTGTTCGGTGGAAGCTCCACTCCTGGACCAG GATACCTTGACCCAAGTGCCTCAAAATCCCTGGACTCCTCCCATAATGCCTTGGCCTTAGTTGGGAGGTCCAGCGGGCAGTCTGCCAGCTCTGCAAGGAGAAAGAGCAAACGACTGAGTCGCCGACATTTTGTCGACAG AGTAGAGTCGGGGAAGGCTGGTTGCTTCTCTCCCAAGGTCACCAAGAAAGAAAATGTTCGCAAGTCCCTGCGCCTTCGCTTCAGCCTGGGCAAGAGCAGCAGAGATCCTGTAAGTGCAGATACCCATGTATGA